A single Anatilimnocola floriformis DNA region contains:
- a CDS encoding DUF1552 domain-containing protein — protein sequence MTNINRNSWHLNRRQLLRGAGVSLALPLLNCMAGTSRSAPETAKSKPKRSVFLYIPNGVNTLTWQIEKAGKDFEFSKPMASLERHRADVTPISGLHHPKVLGKHHNCDKVWLTGADVPSDGGAFRNSVSADQLMAEVQGAATRFSSLELAIEGHSLAWSRDGIQLPAERDTRTIFNMLFGVEKESKSTISRRLNRRSSILDAVADDAQRVNRQLGAEDRTKLDEYLTAVRQVEVRTQRAESWLNIPKPKIDPADEARLTRKLNMSQVREYYRLFYDLMVLALRTDSTRVITCMICSESNGGAIPDIGISQARHGLSHHNGDPEQLRRLTETDTFLVDQLSYFLDQLKAHSEDGQPLLDSTQVLWGSGMAYGHSHGNANLPTILAGGRALGHKHGQHVDFNLPKIGQYNVADANGHYRVCSRPVDTDARLSNLLLNMLQRVDVETEKFQDSVSPISAIEK from the coding sequence ATGACCAACATCAATCGGAACAGCTGGCATCTCAATCGCCGGCAATTGCTCCGTGGCGCGGGCGTTTCGCTCGCGCTGCCGCTCCTCAATTGCATGGCCGGGACCAGCCGGTCTGCTCCCGAAACGGCCAAGAGCAAGCCGAAGCGGAGCGTGTTTCTCTACATTCCCAACGGCGTGAATACGCTCACCTGGCAAATCGAAAAAGCCGGCAAAGACTTTGAGTTCTCGAAGCCGATGGCTTCGCTCGAACGACATCGGGCCGACGTGACGCCGATCAGCGGCTTGCATCATCCCAAGGTGCTCGGCAAGCACCACAATTGCGATAAAGTCTGGCTGACCGGCGCCGATGTTCCCAGCGATGGCGGCGCTTTTCGCAATAGCGTTTCAGCCGATCAGTTGATGGCCGAAGTGCAAGGAGCGGCGACTCGATTTTCGTCGCTCGAACTCGCCATCGAAGGACATTCCCTCGCCTGGTCGCGCGACGGCATTCAACTTCCCGCCGAGCGCGATACTCGCACGATTTTCAACATGCTCTTTGGCGTGGAAAAGGAAAGCAAGAGCACGATCAGCCGCCGTTTGAATCGCCGCAGCAGCATTCTCGACGCCGTCGCCGACGACGCGCAGCGAGTGAATCGCCAGCTCGGCGCCGAAGACCGCACCAAGCTCGATGAATATCTGACCGCCGTGCGCCAGGTGGAAGTGCGCACTCAGCGGGCCGAGTCGTGGCTGAATATTCCTAAGCCCAAAATCGATCCCGCCGATGAAGCTCGACTGACGCGCAAGCTGAACATGAGCCAGGTCCGCGAATATTACCGGCTGTTCTACGATCTGATGGTTCTCGCCCTCCGCACCGATTCGACGCGCGTGATCACTTGCATGATCTGCAGCGAATCGAACGGCGGCGCGATCCCCGATATCGGCATTTCGCAGGCCCGCCACGGCTTGTCGCATCACAACGGCGACCCAGAGCAACTCCGCCGCCTGACCGAGACCGACACGTTCCTCGTCGACCAGCTCAGCTACTTCCTCGATCAGCTCAAAGCCCACTCCGAGGATGGTCAGCCGCTGCTCGATTCAACGCAAGTGTTGTGGGGAAGCGGCATGGCGTATGGCCACAGCCATGGCAACGCCAACCTGCCGACGATTCTCGCCGGCGGCCGCGCGCTGGGTCACAAGCACGGCCAGCATGTCGACTTCAACCTGCCGAAGATCGGTCAATACAACGTCGCCGACGCCAACGGCCATTACCGCGTTTGCTCGCGGCCGGTCGACACCGATGCTCGCCTCAGCAACCTGCTGCTCAACATGCTGCAGCGAGTGGATGTGGAGACCGAGAAATTCCAAGACAGCGTCAGCCCGATTTCTGCCATCGAAAAGTAA